In one window of Acidobacteriota bacterium DNA:
- a CDS encoding polysaccharide biosynthesis protein translates to MGYSLNSHEEYCVSEENITGLRAAIVRGGAYLALRQGLVIIVNVVGMLLLTREIGPGPYGIYMACFDLLGYFGDVMTFGVNVYLIRKDGDIPEEDYHQAFTLILLLSIAGVGIGLLLLPLVQHWIRMKGFEVAALWMLLCMPVVLMGYVPLAYLEHALDYRRVATIEVAGRVAFYGVALPVAFTGGGVWAPVAGFWSLNLLQLIWFYSVVKLQPRLYWKWERLRPMTSYGISFSASNWISRLRNLVNSLVVGRFLGPSAVGYVALCMRIAQVLTFIKIVAARLSIAALARVQNDAVRLGRAVTEGMTMQVLAAGPLLAAFAFFSHWIIPLFFGPAWWPTTKLFPFIAAAVLTEAVFSMHSSSLYVRKRNWEVASFSACHLLILGASAWLLVPRMGVSGYGWAEVMALPSYLILHWWFRLIGGKANYSYAAIWYLSCVICMFGWYLGPWAWPLLFVPFVLPSTRKNLTAMLSLVWEKQGTKFGWGRCLRKAILKP, encoded by the coding sequence GTGGGATACTCGCTTAACAGCCACGAAGAGTATTGTGTGAGCGAAGAAAACATAACCGGCTTGCGAGCAGCAATTGTGAGAGGCGGCGCGTACCTTGCTCTCCGCCAGGGACTGGTGATCATCGTCAACGTGGTGGGCATGCTCCTGCTCACCCGCGAGATCGGGCCGGGACCGTACGGTATTTATATGGCCTGTTTCGATCTCCTGGGCTATTTCGGCGACGTGATGACCTTTGGCGTGAACGTTTACCTTATTAGGAAAGATGGCGATATCCCGGAGGAAGACTATCACCAAGCCTTCACGCTTATCCTCTTGTTGAGTATCGCAGGCGTTGGTATCGGCTTGTTACTTCTGCCGCTGGTTCAGCATTGGATTCGGATGAAAGGTTTCGAGGTTGCGGCGCTGTGGATGCTCCTGTGCATGCCCGTCGTTCTCATGGGCTATGTCCCGCTTGCATACCTTGAGCACGCCCTTGATTACCGCCGTGTGGCAACCATAGAGGTCGCGGGGCGAGTCGCCTTCTATGGCGTTGCCCTCCCGGTAGCTTTTACTGGCGGCGGAGTGTGGGCGCCGGTGGCAGGCTTTTGGTCACTGAATCTGCTCCAACTCATATGGTTTTATTCGGTCGTGAAGCTCCAGCCAAGGCTTTATTGGAAATGGGAACGCCTCCGGCCAATGACAAGCTATGGAATAAGCTTCTCGGCCTCAAATTGGATTTCTCGGCTGCGCAACCTGGTCAACTCCTTAGTGGTTGGCAGATTTCTGGGACCCTCGGCCGTGGGCTATGTAGCCCTCTGCATGCGCATTGCGCAAGTGTTGACCTTCATCAAGATCGTTGCAGCAAGGCTCTCGATTGCCGCTCTGGCGCGAGTTCAGAATGATGCTGTACGTTTGGGAAGAGCCGTAACCGAGGGAATGACGATGCAAGTACTTGCTGCGGGACCTTTGCTCGCAGCCTTTGCATTCTTCTCGCACTGGATTATTCCACTTTTCTTCGGTCCGGCCTGGTGGCCAACCACCAAGCTCTTCCCATTCATAGCGGCTGCGGTCCTTACCGAGGCCGTCTTCAGCATGCACTCGTCGAGCCTGTACGTCAGGAAGCGAAATTGGGAGGTTGCGTCGTTTAGTGCCTGCCACCTGCTGATTCTTGGGGCTTCGGCTTGGCTCCTGGTCCCGCGGATGGGAGTGAGCGGCTACGGTTGGGCTGAAGTGATGGCGTTGCCAAGCTATCTCATACTCCATTGGTGGTTCAGATTGATCGGAGGAAAGGCGAATTATTCATATGCTGCCATTTGGTATCTTTCATGTGTAATATGTATGTTCGGATGGTATCTCGGGCCATGGGCATGGCCTCTCTTGTTCGTGCCCTTCGTGTTGCCAAGCACCCGCAAGAACCTGACGGCTATGCTCTCGCTGGTTTGGGAAAAGCAGGGAACAAAGTTCGGCTGGGGCCGGTGCCTCCGAAAGGCGATTCTGAAGCCTTGA
- a CDS encoding heavy-metal-associated domain-containing protein has translation MRRESMNRTTKILSAICLALALCSPLLAAEKKATIKVYGMSCPMCAEGVTGSLKQLKGVESAEVSVKKAEAVVVYNDKEVTVVELKKQIKKSGFSTEPKSK, from the coding sequence ATGAGGAGGGAGAGTATGAATCGAACAACAAAGATTTTGAGCGCGATCTGCTTGGCGCTGGCGCTGTGCAGCCCGCTGCTGGCGGCTGAAAAGAAGGCGACCATCAAGGTTTACGGGATGAGCTGCCCGATGTGCGCCGAGGGCGTGACGGGTTCACTGAAACAACTGAAAGGCGTGGAAAGCGCCGAGGTCAGCGTGAAGAAGGCGGAAGCGGTGGTGGTCTATAACGATAAGGAGGTTACCGTCGTTGAGTTGAAGAAGCAGATCAAGAAGAGCGGCTTTTCGACCGAGCCGAAATCCAAATAG
- a CDS encoding glycosyltransferase translates to MTRFESETANARPRVLLCDNEMSPYKLPLYEELSKIWDLTVYFSRHRGAGRLWHVDPQKWTFRYHVLKRLPWIPFTINPSLPFRVLGSYDICIVAGGALQDAYGMLTAIAAAKVRRRPSIFWTDAFIPSNPVPVDFGWLHEAKRFLERQLYDKLLFRLPDYFMAQGLRPVEELRKRGVSEDRIAITIWAVPELEEDPPILPEEVRELTATKRVIMTAAYFRKSKGIDGVIRAFRRLKGEDLCLIIMGEGRDRARLESLTGNDSRIHFVGFCEGRRKWGFFFAAEIFLLFTYQDPWGLVINEAMQCGSAIVTTDGAGCVTHLVRNGENGLVIKAGDEDALYRALERLTSDWSLVRRMGDRSREAIADLGIAKVTQDFAVAVRTWTNQGSKLMTGAKEAPTSQVIHP, encoded by the coding sequence ATGACCAGATTCGAATCCGAAACAGCGAATGCCCGGCCACGCGTCCTCCTTTGCGACAATGAGATGTCCCCGTATAAACTTCCTCTCTACGAGGAGCTATCGAAGATCTGGGACCTGACCGTCTACTTTTCCCGCCACCGTGGGGCAGGGCGACTTTGGCATGTGGACCCGCAAAAGTGGACCTTTCGCTACCATGTCCTGAAGAGGCTCCCCTGGATTCCCTTCACTATCAACCCCTCCTTACCTTTTCGTGTATTGGGCTCTTACGACATATGTATCGTGGCGGGCGGTGCCCTGCAGGACGCATATGGCATGCTAACAGCAATTGCGGCTGCAAAGGTCCGAAGGCGGCCTTCAATTTTTTGGACTGATGCGTTTATACCCTCGAACCCTGTGCCCGTCGACTTCGGCTGGTTGCACGAGGCAAAGCGTTTCCTGGAGAGGCAGCTTTATGACAAGCTGCTCTTTCGACTGCCAGACTATTTCATGGCTCAGGGGCTCCGTCCCGTCGAAGAACTTAGGAAGAGAGGAGTCTCGGAGGACCGGATTGCCATCACGATTTGGGCAGTACCCGAGCTCGAAGAGGACCCTCCAATTCTCCCCGAGGAAGTCCGGGAACTAACAGCTACTAAACGGGTCATAATGACGGCAGCTTATTTCCGGAAGTCAAAAGGAATTGACGGTGTTATTCGCGCTTTTCGAAGGCTGAAGGGGGAAGATTTGTGCCTCATTATCATGGGGGAAGGACGCGATCGAGCTCGCCTCGAATCGTTAACCGGCAATGATTCTCGAATACACTTCGTAGGGTTTTGTGAGGGCCGGAGGAAATGGGGTTTTTTTTTCGCGGCTGAAATCTTTTTGTTGTTTACCTATCAGGACCCCTGGGGATTAGTGATTAACGAAGCGATGCAATGCGGATCTGCCATTGTTACTACAGATGGCGCCGGATGCGTAACTCACCTGGTCAGGAACGGTGAAAATGGGCTTGTGATCAAGGCCGGTGATGAGGATGCCCTTTACAGGGCCCTTGAAAGACTGACGAGCGACTGGAGTTTAGTACGCAGGATGGGGGACAGGTCGAGAGAGGCTATCGCCGACTTGGGCATCGCCAAGGTCACGCAAGACTTCGCGGTTGCCGTTCGAACCTGGACGAACCAAGGCAGCAAGTTGATGACTGGCGCTAAGGAAGCTCCCACCTCGCAGGTCATTCATCCATAG
- a CDS encoding DUF2703 domain-containing protein — protein MKIELLYFSGCPTYQEADALIEAAVRSLGVPAEVEVKEVKTPEDATSLRFLGSPTIRVDGIDIDPKARASVDYGLKCRVYRNGKRFAGVPPRELLDRAIKEARNGQDCCAPDR, from the coding sequence ATGAAAATCGAACTTTTATACTTTTCGGGCTGCCCAACATACCAAGAAGCCGATGCTCTGATCGAGGCTGCGGTGCGGTCGCTCGGCGTTCCGGCTGAGGTCGAGGTGAAGGAGGTGAAAACGCCTGAAGACGCGACGAGCTTGCGCTTCCTGGGTTCACCCACCATCCGAGTCGACGGTATAGACATTGACCCGAAGGCCCGCGCCAGCGTTGACTACGGCTTGAAGTGTCGCGTGTATCGGAACGGAAAGCGCTTCGCCGGCGTGCCGCCGCGCGAACTGCTGGACCGAGCTATCAAGGAGGCTCGCAATGGCCAAGACTGTTGTGCTCCTGACCGCTAG
- the merB gene encoding organomercurial lyase MerB, with the protein MLRSLRLLFNQQITRTQKEGKSLVTTSHQIEDLAAVPNTSLRESFDSETRAVFDHLVLLLAERHPVSPERLAAALGRSPEEIATTLRQLPSIELDELGNVVGAGLTLRPTPHHFTINGRTMFTWCALDALLFPGLLGRTVQVESPCVTTGIAVRMKVTPDGIGQVEPADAVVSFVIPEASADIRRAFCDYVNFFSSKEAASEWLSEHPGATNLPVNEAYQVGQHPAKSFLGIKEENGPGSQI; encoded by the coding sequence CTGCTGCGCAGCCTGAGGCTGCTGTTTAACCAACAAATTACTCGTACGCAAAAGGAAGGTAAATCTCTTGTGACAACGAGTCATCAGATTGAAGACCTGGCAGCGGTACCGAATACCAGTTTGCGTGAAAGCTTTGATTCGGAGACGCGCGCCGTGTTCGATCACCTGGTTCTTCTCCTGGCGGAGAGACACCCCGTATCTCCTGAGCGCCTAGCTGCGGCACTCGGACGTTCACCTGAAGAGATCGCGACCACGCTGCGCCAGTTGCCGAGTATCGAATTGGATGAACTTGGCAACGTCGTCGGGGCTGGCCTGACCTTGCGTCCAACTCCCCACCACTTCACCATAAACGGCAGAACGATGTTTACGTGGTGTGCGTTAGATGCGTTGCTGTTCCCAGGATTACTTGGGCGAACGGTGCAGGTCGAGTCGCCCTGCGTGACGACGGGTATCGCGGTGCGAATGAAGGTCACGCCGGACGGTATAGGGCAAGTTGAGCCAGCCGACGCCGTCGTATCATTTGTCATTCCAGAGGCGTCCGCGGACATCCGGCGTGCATTTTGCGACTACGTGAACTTCTTTAGTTCAAAGGAAGCGGCTTCCGAATGGTTAAGCGAACATCCAGGCGCAACGAATTTGCCCGTCAATGAAGCCTACCAGGTTGGTCAGCACCCGGCAAAATCCTTCCTCGGAATCAAGGAGGAGAACGGGCCAGGATCACAAATTTGA
- a CDS encoding heavy metal-responsive transcriptional regulator codes for MAEGLYIGQVARESGLGIHAIRFYEREGLLLEPARSESGYRLFDHDTVDDLKFIGKAQDLGFTLSEIRELLVLRRTTRGCSHVRDLLDRKLDAVRNKIAELAKLEVELSSALKKCNRDLRRAHDRVEKACPVLAELGRANGNQET; via the coding sequence ATGGCGGAGGGATTGTACATCGGCCAGGTTGCCCGAGAAAGCGGGCTGGGGATCCACGCGATCCGCTTTTATGAACGCGAGGGCTTGTTGCTGGAGCCGGCGCGCAGCGAGAGCGGATACCGTCTTTTCGATCACGATACAGTTGACGATTTAAAGTTCATCGGCAAAGCGCAGGATCTTGGGTTTACGCTGTCCGAAATCCGCGAGCTGCTGGTTCTCCGGCGCACCACCCGGGGATGCTCGCACGTCCGGGACTTGCTGGACCGAAAATTGGACGCCGTTCGAAACAAGATTGCGGAGCTTGCGAAACTCGAAGTGGAACTCAGTTCCGCATTGAAGAAGTGCAACCGCGACTTGCGGCGGGCGCACGACAGGGTCGAAAAGGCCTGTCCTGTGCTGGCAGAGCTGGGGCGTGCAAACGGAAACCAGGAGACATAA
- a CDS encoding IS3 family transposase (programmed frameshift) — translation MPNQRYKPEQIVNLLRKIEVEIANGKTTPQASREAGITEQTYYRWRKEFGGLKLDQAKRLKELEKENARLKRLVAELSLEKQVLRDVAPGKLLSSERRRCAVEHAREQHRLSERHACRLLGQGRGTQRYAPILRSDEDALTRAIITLASQYGRYGYRRITALLKQAGWQVGKDRVQRIWRREGLKVPQKQRPRRRLWLNDGSCMRLRPERPRHVWSYDFVSAATHDGRTLRLLTLIDEYTRECLAIRVARRLGSQEVIETLADVMLVQGIPEHLRSDNGPEFVARELRKWLARLGTGTLYIEPGSPWENGYCESFNGKLRDECLNGEIFYSLKEAQVVIERWRVEYNTQRPHSALGYRPPVPAAYSPMAPANLVSQPGIVM, via the exons ATGCCAAACCAAAGGTACAAGCCGGAGCAGATCGTGAATCTGCTGCGAAAGATTGAAGTAGAAATTGCGAATGGGAAGACGACGCCGCAAGCATCCCGAGAAGCTGGGATTACTGAGCAGACCTACTACAGGTGGCGGAAGGAGTTTGGCGGGCTGAAGCTTGACCAGGCGAAGCGGCTGAAGGAGCTGGAAAAAGAGAACGCCCGGTTGAAGCGATTGGTGGCTGAACTCTCCCTGGAAAAGCAGGTGTTGCGCGACGTGGCGC CAGGGAAACTTCTAAGCTCCGAGCGGCGGCGTTGTGCGGTGGAGCATGCGCGGGAACAGCACAGACTCTCCGAGCGTCATGCCTGCCGGTTGCTGGGGCAAGGGCGAGGGACACAACGATATGCTCCGATTTTGCGAAGTGACGAGGATGCCCTGACGCGGGCGATCATCACGCTGGCGAGCCAGTATGGGCGATACGGATATCGGCGGATCACGGCCCTGCTGAAACAGGCTGGATGGCAGGTGGGCAAGGACCGGGTGCAGCGGATCTGGAGGCGAGAAGGGCTGAAGGTACCGCAAAAGCAGAGGCCGCGAAGGCGATTGTGGTTGAATGACGGTTCATGCATGAGGCTGCGGCCGGAACGGCCGAGACACGTTTGGAGCTACGATTTCGTTAGCGCGGCAACCCATGATGGCAGGACGCTACGTTTGCTGACGCTGATCGACGAATACACGCGGGAGTGCCTGGCGATCCGGGTGGCCCGCAGGCTGGGCAGCCAGGAAGTGATCGAGACGCTGGCGGACGTGATGCTGGTACAGGGTATCCCGGAGCACCTTCGCTCGGACAACGGCCCGGAGTTCGTGGCCAGGGAGCTGCGGAAGTGGCTGGCCCGTCTGGGCACTGGAACGTTGTACATCGAGCCAGGAAGCCCTTGGGAAAACGGCTACTGCGAAAGCTTCAACGGCAAGCTCCGAGATGAATGCTTGAATGGAGAAATCTTCTATTCGCTGAAGGAGGCACAGGTCGTGATCGAGCGGTGGAGGGTGGAATACAACACTCAAAGGCCCCACTCGGCGCTCGGCTATAGGCCGCCGGTACCGGCGGCCTATAGCCCCATGGCTCCAGCAAATCTAGTTTCACAGCCCGGAATTGTAATGTAG
- a CDS encoding glutaredoxin translates to MAKTVVLLTASWCPRCPIARRLWAGLRDRLGFDLRELDVDSGEGQDAASLWGISSVPAVIVDGELAGDVSDEARAMGILSAGETPRRAAGTGAAK, encoded by the coding sequence ATGGCCAAGACTGTTGTGCTCCTGACCGCTAGCTGGTGTCCGCGCTGCCCAATTGCAAGGCGGCTTTGGGCGGGGCTGCGGGACCGGCTCGGTTTCGACTTGCGAGAACTGGACGTGGACTCCGGGGAAGGCCAGGACGCTGCGTCGCTTTGGGGAATCTCCAGCGTCCCGGCAGTGATCGTGGACGGAGAATTGGCGGGGGACGTTTCCGATGAGGCGAGAGCGATGGGGATTTTAAGCGCGGGCGAAACGCCTCGGCGGGCAGCCGGGACAGGGGCCGCAAAATGA
- a CDS encoding MerC domain-containing protein: protein MSWKCHLDKLGIIGSLVAAACCLGLPAVLAIFSAVGLGFLISDAFLRPLIIIFLAATIAGLVFEYRAHRRFGALALGVVSAVAVYFFIYGHYVKWAAYISMAGLVAAGVLNIILRRRCAPACDV, encoded by the coding sequence ATGTCCTGGAAGTGCCATCTTGACAAACTGGGAATCATCGGGTCATTGGTGGCCGCCGCGTGCTGTCTGGGATTGCCGGCGGTGCTGGCGATTTTCAGCGCCGTCGGCCTCGGCTTTCTGATTAGTGACGCCTTCCTGCGCCCGCTCATCATCATCTTTCTGGCGGCAACCATCGCTGGGCTGGTTTTCGAGTACCGTGCGCACAGGCGGTTTGGGGCTCTGGCTCTGGGCGTTGTCAGTGCGGTAGCGGTCTATTTCTTTATTTACGGTCACTATGTGAAGTGGGCCGCCTACATCTCTATGGCGGGCTTGGTGGCCGCGGGGGTGCTGAACATAATCCTCCGCCGCCGGTGTGCTCCCGCGTGCGATGTTTGA
- the merA gene encoding mercury(II) reductase, with translation MIGLSSTKHDLELMIIGGGSAAFAAAIRAAELGAKVGVAESGVIGGTCLNRGCLPSKNLLYAAERYHLYRKNSFPGLPHGRDAVKFQDIIGQKDALVTEMRKQKYLNVLEAFPTIQYFPESAVFVDDHRVQVGGKAVSADHFLVATGASPVAPPIPGLKENGYITYKESLDLKVLPASMVIVGGGAIGLEIGQMYARFGTRVTILEALPRIAPMEEPEISEALKKYLLEEGIGIHTGARVKRVETQGLGKKVLADINGMPEVFSAEQILVATGLRPNTADLGLEKCGVALDQRGAIMVDEELRSSAKHLWAAGDVTGRMMLVTVAAYEGGMATENALLKSGNKMAFDAVPHAIFTDPGVASVGLKEADAREAGRKVLTTVVPFEHVPKAGAIRDTRGLIKMVVDAKNYTILGVHILGPEAPDLIHLGVLAIQNKMTVGDVIRTVFVYPTMAEAFKIAAISFKKDVTKLSCCAA, from the coding sequence ATGATTGGATTGAGCAGCACAAAGCATGACCTGGAGTTGATGATCATTGGCGGGGGCTCGGCGGCCTTTGCGGCGGCCATTCGGGCGGCGGAGCTTGGCGCAAAAGTGGGCGTGGCGGAGAGCGGCGTTATCGGCGGCACATGCCTGAACCGGGGCTGTCTGCCTTCCAAGAACCTGCTCTACGCGGCCGAACGCTACCACCTCTACCGCAAAAATTCCTTTCCCGGCCTGCCCCACGGCAGAGATGCGGTCAAATTCCAGGACATCATCGGCCAGAAGGATGCCCTGGTCACGGAAATGCGGAAGCAGAAATACCTGAACGTGCTGGAAGCTTTCCCTACCATCCAATACTTTCCGGAGAGCGCGGTGTTTGTGGATGATCACCGCGTGCAGGTTGGCGGCAAAGCGGTGAGCGCCGACCATTTTCTGGTGGCCACGGGCGCGTCGCCGGTTGCGCCGCCCATTCCGGGCCTGAAAGAAAACGGATACATCACTTACAAGGAATCTCTGGACCTGAAAGTTCTTCCCGCCAGCATGGTCATTGTTGGCGGCGGGGCCATCGGGCTTGAGATCGGGCAGATGTATGCGCGTTTTGGGACGCGGGTAACCATCCTGGAAGCTTTACCCCGCATCGCCCCCATGGAGGAACCGGAAATCTCCGAGGCGCTGAAAAAGTATCTGCTGGAGGAAGGGATTGGGATCCACACGGGTGCCAGGGTCAAGAGAGTTGAAACACAGGGTTTGGGAAAGAAAGTTCTGGCGGACATCAACGGGATGCCGGAGGTCTTTTCCGCTGAACAGATTTTAGTGGCCACGGGGCTGCGGCCCAACACCGCTGATCTGGGCCTTGAGAAATGCGGTGTGGCGCTCGACCAGCGGGGAGCGATCATGGTGGATGAAGAGCTGAGAAGCTCGGCCAAACATCTGTGGGCGGCGGGCGATGTGACAGGCCGGATGATGCTGGTCACGGTGGCGGCATACGAGGGTGGCATGGCGACGGAAAACGCTCTGCTGAAATCCGGCAACAAAATGGCCTTTGATGCCGTGCCCCACGCGATTTTCACCGATCCTGGAGTCGCCAGCGTAGGCTTGAAAGAGGCTGATGCGCGCGAAGCCGGGCGAAAGGTCTTGACCACGGTGGTGCCCTTCGAGCATGTCCCTAAAGCAGGGGCCATTCGCGATACCCGCGGGCTTATTAAAATGGTCGTGGACGCGAAGAACTACACCATTCTGGGCGTGCATATCCTGGGGCCGGAGGCTCCCGACTTGATTCACCTTGGCGTGCTGGCCATTCAGAATAAGATGACCGTCGGCGACGTGATTCGAACTGTCTTTGTCTATCCCACGATGGCGGAGGCCTTCAAGATTGCCGCCATCTCGTTCAAGAAAGATGTAACCAAACTGAGCTGCTGCGCAGCCTGA
- a CDS encoding DedA family protein: MIVVGVMAENLGIPLPGEILVLLASSMVGQGRLTLTGIALAATQGAWAGDHLSFLMGRKAGSKVIDLYCRATVCSRQCSMLGQRFYRKYGLLTLVFARYLVGVRALAVPMAGMSGVPYRRFALFDFAGALLWATSMTLMGDLLGKMLFAWIVIGRHAGEIASAVVLLMVIIILAYKVWKVKRFGSARLSRAILGSPLHDASPSSAEDLFPMPSAESAKKRRKS, translated from the coding sequence ATGATCGTGGTGGGAGTGATGGCGGAAAACCTTGGCATCCCTCTGCCGGGCGAGATTCTCGTGCTACTGGCCAGCTCGATGGTTGGCCAGGGCCGCCTGACACTGACGGGCATTGCCCTGGCCGCCACGCAGGGGGCCTGGGCGGGTGACCACCTGTCTTTCTTGATGGGTCGGAAAGCAGGATCGAAGGTCATTGATCTCTACTGCCGGGCCACTGTCTGTTCAAGACAATGCAGCATGCTCGGACAGCGCTTTTACCGCAAGTACGGACTGCTGACCCTTGTGTTCGCACGTTATCTGGTCGGAGTTCGGGCGCTCGCGGTTCCGATGGCAGGGATGTCCGGTGTTCCATACCGCCGGTTTGCCTTGTTTGACTTTGCCGGCGCCCTGTTATGGGCGACCTCAATGACTTTGATGGGAGACCTCTTGGGGAAAATGCTCTTTGCATGGATCGTTATTGGCCGTCACGCCGGTGAGATTGCCAGTGCAGTCGTTCTGCTGATGGTAATCATTATCCTTGCCTATAAGGTTTGGAAGGTTAAGCGGTTTGGATCAGCGAGGCTCAGCAGAGCAATCCTGGGATCACCCCTTCACGATGCCTCACCATCCTCCGCCGAGGATTTGTTTCCGATGCCAAGCGCCGAGTCAGCGAAAAAGCGCAGGAAGTCCTGA
- a CDS encoding sigma-70 family RNA polymerase sigma factor encodes MIHTASSPVERRLAAPDSDIACVRAAKAGQFGAFEELVNRYERRIYRLGLKITANPADAEEVLQETFLKAFVHLREFREDSRFYTWLARIAINEGLMKLRKQRSDKSVPVEDFVNEDGGAVTREFADGKPDPEEVATQSELRAMLLKAIGSLPFGSRVVFVLRDVEGFTPKETAEMLRLTEQVVKSRLFRAHMRLRKILSKTLQPGSPAMAGAMRD; translated from the coding sequence ATGATTCACACCGCTAGTTCGCCAGTGGAGCGCAGGTTGGCCGCGCCTGACAGCGATATAGCGTGCGTTCGAGCGGCCAAGGCGGGGCAATTCGGGGCGTTTGAAGAGCTCGTAAATCGCTACGAACGCCGAATCTACCGGCTGGGCCTGAAAATCACTGCCAATCCTGCTGACGCCGAAGAGGTTCTGCAGGAGACGTTTCTCAAAGCGTTTGTCCACCTGCGGGAATTCCGCGAGGACTCACGCTTCTATACGTGGCTGGCGCGCATCGCGATCAACGAAGGTTTAATGAAGCTCCGCAAGCAACGGTCCGACAAATCGGTTCCCGTCGAAGATTTCGTGAACGAGGATGGCGGTGCGGTTACCCGGGAGTTTGCTGATGGGAAGCCGGATCCTGAAGAAGTCGCGACTCAGTCCGAATTGCGGGCCATGCTGCTCAAAGCCATCGGATCTTTGCCGTTTGGGTCGCGGGTCGTCTTCGTCCTGCGTGACGTGGAAGGGTTTACGCCCAAAGAGACGGCCGAAATGCTGCGCCTGACGGAACAGGTCGTCAAGAGTCGGCTTTTTCGAGCGCACATGCGGCTGCGGAAGATATTGAGCAAAACACTTCAGCCAGGCAGCCCGGCTATGGCGGGGGCAATGCGCGACTGA